A genomic region of Sulfobacillus acidophilus DSM 10332 contains the following coding sequences:
- a CDS encoding Cobyrinic acid A,C-diamide synthase (PFAM: CobQ/CobB/MinD/ParA nucleotide binding domain; CobB/CobQ-like glutamine amidotransferase domain~TIGRFAM: cobyrinic acid a,c-diamide synthase~COGs: COG1797 Cobyrinic acid a c-diamide synthase~HAMAP: Cobyrinic acid A,C-diamide synthase~InterPro IPR002586:IPR011698:IPR004484~KEGG: bbe:BBR47_12540 cobyrinic acid a,c-diamide synthase~PFAM: CobB/CobQ-like glutamine amidotransferase; Cobyrinic acid a,c-diamide synthase~SPTR: Cobyrinic acid A,C-diamide synthase;~TIGRFAM: Cobyrinic acid a,c-diamide synthase CbiA), which produces MTKRPRLVIAAPSSGSGKTTVTVGLMAAFRRRGLTVQGFKVGPDYIDPSYHTAITGRPSRNLDSWMMSHAVLGEVFDRGSRDADLSVIEGVMGLFDGKEATGDQASTAEVSRLLKAPVILVVDVGGMAASAAAVVLGFQWLDPRVSVAGVIANRVGSEGHYHIIKQAIERVTGVPVLGYLLKSSEVTMPSRHLGLIPAIERGELSPLFNRLADLVARTVDLDAIWRMAERYADWDPPDPILFAGEPKPAAVSVAVARDRAFNFYYPENLDLLRWHGAEIVPFRPLEGEPVPAGADALYLGGGFPEEFLPQLSAQNAVHQSVRRAVEAGMPVVAECGGYMYLMDAIVDKNGERYPMAGVIPAVAVMEARLVALGYREVTALSDNALLLANERARGHEFHYSSIRYGAESWAWPYAFEVSGRRQTRRDGYAEGRLLASYMHLHFASHPAMVTRFIEAAKGRREARR; this is translated from the coding sequence ATGACGAAGCGTCCACGGCTGGTCATCGCCGCACCGTCGAGCGGCTCGGGCAAGACCACCGTCACCGTCGGCCTGATGGCCGCGTTTCGGCGCCGAGGGTTGACGGTGCAGGGATTCAAGGTCGGCCCCGACTATATCGATCCGAGCTATCATACCGCCATTACCGGGCGGCCCTCCCGAAATCTCGACAGTTGGATGATGTCTCATGCGGTGCTAGGCGAGGTGTTCGACCGGGGCTCGCGGGATGCCGATCTCTCCGTCATTGAAGGGGTGATGGGCCTGTTTGACGGCAAGGAAGCCACCGGCGACCAGGCCAGCACCGCGGAGGTCAGCCGCTTGTTGAAAGCCCCGGTGATTTTGGTGGTCGACGTCGGCGGCATGGCCGCCAGCGCGGCGGCGGTGGTGCTCGGGTTTCAATGGCTCGATCCGCGGGTATCCGTCGCCGGGGTCATCGCCAACCGGGTGGGCTCCGAAGGTCATTATCACATTATCAAGCAGGCGATCGAGCGGGTGACCGGCGTTCCCGTGCTCGGGTACCTATTAAAATCGTCGGAGGTGACTATGCCTTCCCGGCATTTGGGATTGATCCCGGCGATCGAGCGCGGCGAACTGTCCCCGCTGTTTAATCGGTTGGCCGACTTGGTTGCCCGCACCGTGGACCTCGATGCCATTTGGAGGATGGCGGAGCGGTATGCCGACTGGGATCCGCCTGATCCGATCCTTTTTGCCGGTGAACCCAAGCCGGCCGCGGTCTCCGTGGCGGTGGCCAGGGACCGGGCGTTCAATTTCTATTACCCGGAAAATCTCGACCTTTTGCGGTGGCATGGGGCGGAAATCGTGCCGTTCCGCCCGCTTGAGGGGGAACCGGTGCCGGCTGGTGCCGATGCGCTCTATCTGGGCGGCGGATTTCCCGAGGAGTTCTTGCCGCAACTAAGCGCCCAAAACGCCGTGCATCAGAGCGTCCGGCGAGCGGTGGAGGCGGGTATGCCGGTTGTGGCAGAATGCGGCGGATATATGTACCTGATGGATGCCATCGTAGACAAGAACGGTGAACGGTATCCGATGGCCGGGGTCATTCCGGCCGTCGCGGTCATGGAGGCGCGTTTGGTGGCGCTCGGCTACCGGGAGGTCACCGCGCTCTCCGACAATGCGCTGCTTTTAGCTAACGAACGGGCCCGGGGGCACGAGTTTCACTACTCGTCGATTCGCTATGGCGCGGAATCCTGGGCTTGGCCCTATGCCTTCGAGGTATCCGGGCGGCGTCAAACGCGTCGCGACGGGTATGCCGAAGGCCGGCTTTTGGCGTCCTATATGCATTTGCACTTCGCTTCCCATCCGGCTATGGTCACGCGGTTTATCGAGGCGGCAAAAGGACGAAGAGAGGCCCGGCGATGA
- a CDS encoding amino acid permease-associated region (PFAM: Amino acid permease~COGs: COG0531 Amino acid transporter~InterPro IPR004841~KEGG: afr:AFE_0719 amino acid permease family protein~PFAM: Amino acid permease-associated region~SPTR: Putative Amino acid permease-associated region): MIKERRFLPQLSLPDLSVLSISSVAPLFSIAAAGQLLVELVGPHVIEAIMAVAVPFILSATIFRVMNQHFPHAGASYHWSRRVLGVRASHFQSWILLMAYFWSIPPIVIPAAEQTLALLGDAAPAPVAVVAAGTAWMVFSGLVLWLGSRVTAWVTQGFLLLEVAAVVAMGVLGLQHWHPTVSVGRSSWSVTHLGVAMVVAATIVDGWEIDSYAAEESRKPRHGPGTAGLIGALAVLFYYGLAWTVLLHNVPVASLAASPDVLLVWAHAVLPRHSHWALVPILASTAGSLWLTTFILSRALYAMGRDRLLPAAFSRLNRFHAPAWAIFAPAAGALLVVWVNLIWPSVNGLFQLVLSSAGFFLVLEFLFDSITASVFLGRPHRYSLPHSWDRHRHRGLRAVSFLTAVWLVAMVVIFLRYGGQVLGHGLLWVIGAMLAGGVGFMAWAGRRHRSEAGYYIYEPDTDPGVTRTTSPPG; encoded by the coding sequence ATGATTAAAGAGCGTCGTTTTCTGCCCCAATTATCGTTACCGGACCTGTCCGTGCTGTCGATTTCCAGCGTTGCCCCGCTGTTTAGCATCGCGGCCGCCGGGCAACTTTTGGTGGAATTGGTCGGCCCCCATGTGATTGAGGCCATCATGGCGGTGGCCGTACCCTTTATCTTGAGCGCGACGATTTTTCGGGTGATGAACCAGCATTTTCCCCACGCCGGCGCCTCCTACCACTGGTCGCGCCGGGTGCTCGGGGTGCGTGCGTCCCATTTTCAATCGTGGATTTTGTTGATGGCCTATTTCTGGTCGATTCCGCCGATTGTCATCCCGGCCGCCGAACAAACGCTGGCGCTATTAGGCGACGCGGCGCCCGCCCCGGTGGCGGTGGTGGCGGCCGGAACGGCCTGGATGGTATTTTCTGGTCTGGTATTATGGCTTGGCAGCCGAGTGACCGCATGGGTCACCCAAGGCTTTTTGCTGTTGGAGGTAGCGGCCGTTGTGGCGATGGGCGTGTTGGGCCTGCAGCACTGGCATCCGACGGTTTCGGTCGGCCGGTCTTCCTGGTCGGTTACGCACTTAGGGGTCGCGATGGTGGTGGCCGCCACCATCGTCGACGGCTGGGAAATTGACAGCTACGCGGCCGAAGAGTCGCGAAAACCGCGGCACGGACCGGGCACCGCCGGGCTCATCGGGGCCTTGGCCGTCCTCTTCTATTACGGGCTGGCGTGGACCGTGTTGCTGCATAACGTGCCTGTCGCCTCCCTTGCCGCGAGTCCCGACGTTTTATTGGTCTGGGCCCATGCGGTGCTGCCCCGTCACAGCCATTGGGCGTTAGTGCCGATTTTGGCATCGACCGCCGGATCGCTCTGGCTGACCACGTTTATTTTGTCCCGAGCGCTTTATGCCATGGGACGGGATCGGCTGTTACCGGCCGCGTTTTCGCGCCTTAATCGCTTTCATGCTCCGGCCTGGGCGATTTTCGCACCGGCGGCGGGGGCTCTGTTGGTCGTTTGGGTCAATCTGATTTGGCCCTCGGTCAATGGGCTGTTTCAGCTGGTGTTGAGTTCGGCCGGGTTTTTTCTGGTCTTGGAATTTCTCTTTGACAGCATCACCGCCAGCGTGTTTTTAGGCCGTCCCCATCGATACAGTCTGCCGCACAGCTGGGATCGCCACCGGCACCGCGGACTACGTGCCGTATCCTTTCTAACGGCGGTGTGGCTGGTTGCGATGGTGGTTATTTTCCTCCGGTACGGCGGACAGGTGCTCGGCCACGGGCTTTTATGGGTCATCGGGGCCATGTTGGCGGGCGGCGTGGGATTCATGGCGTGGGCGGGACGGCGTCACCGCTCGGAGGCCGGATACTATATTTATGAGCCGGATACGGACCCGGGTGTTACCCGGACGACGTCACCCCCGGGCTAG